Genomic segment of Hylaeus volcanicus isolate JK05 chromosome 6, UHH_iyHylVolc1.0_haploid, whole genome shotgun sequence:
aatttcattacgtaaacaaatattaataaatggcAACCTCATTTCCATGAAAAGACAGGGAACTATATTGTGCGTATTCTTGATACCCtcagtttcaattttccacCATACAAACTGAACATTGACGTATGCgcttttcattaaatatttatattttactttcccAATGTTATACaacacatttttcataatGCGCAAAATATTCGCAACAAAAGTCGCACGATATATAGTTACAAGTGACAAATTCGAAAATCACAAGTAGGATTatcctttaaaataaaaacgtgattaatattgtattaacaTCTAATTGCTGAGTGAAAATCGTACGTTACTCAGATTTAATGTGTAATATTAAAGCACATACGACAATTAAAGAGTTAAGAGCTTACAGGCAACTTTGCATCTCCAGTAAAATACAAGATAGAATCAttgttattcttattattaccATACAATtacttaatgaaaatataaaaattataaatgcacGTATGTCATACACTGTATTTCACGATAAAAATGTGACGTGTTGCTGTTAAGCAAAATGgaaataaactaataaaaagTGATCGGTCATAATTCCTTATCATGATTTCCAGAAATGTGGATTTTGTTGTAACCTTCTTTCGAAAGTTTCATACCATCCTTGAATAGTGGACAGTGGTACATAGTTTTCAGTTGGATTGGGTGTCATTTGTGCCTGAGTTAAGGAAAAACTAGATACGTAATTCAAGAAGCTGGTGATCATTTTTTGGACAAACTCTAAAAACGAATTTGAAGTAGCTTGAGACACTTGAGCTGCTTGTTGTTCTATGATTGCAAGAGGTTCGAGTGAAACCCCTATTTGTGCTACATGGGAAATCTTCCCCACACCAAAGATTCCTAAATTACTGTTTTCAAATTCATGGTTTTTCTTCAATGTCGATATCTTAAATATGGCTGATGGTTTAGTGTTTGAGATGTATCCCAGAAACTGCCAGTTTGGTGGATGAGTTGGATCCGGCCAACTGAAATACactgaagaaattgaattttaattaattttatttaaatctccttatgtttatataatgtaatatataccTGCTCCACCTGTTCCATCAGGGAATGATATAATACCTGTAAGGAATACC
This window contains:
- the LOC128877800 gene encoding protein OPI10 homolog, whose protein sequence is MLGIIVSGRLVQTDFQQIGENQFLITVPDADDINHIVVFLTGIISFPDGTGGAVYFSWPDPTHPPNWQFLGYISNTKPSAIFKISTLKKNHEFENSNLGIFGVGKISHVAQIGVSLEPLAIIEQQAAQVSQATSNSFLEFVQKMITSFLNYVSSFSLTQAQMTPNPTENYVPLSTIQGWYETFERRLQQNPHFWKS